TGCGCATCCAGTTCCCGCTGGTGGTCGGGGACGTCCCGGTCGGCGTCGAGTCGGGTACCCTCGCCTCCTCGGGGGCGCAGACATGACCGCGGTGGGCCGGGCGCGCGGGCGCTCATGGGGAGTTCTCCCCATGGTCACCGGCCGCGACGCCGCCTATCTTCGAAACAACAAGACCTCCCGGCACACCGGCCGGGCCAGATGAAAGGGGCCCTCATGGCCAATCTGAATGTCACCTACGACCAGATGAACTCGGCCGCCTCGCGCCTGCGTGACGGACAGAACGAGCTCGAGGCGAACCTGCAGCGCCTGCGTCAGCTCGTCGCTCAGCTCGTCCAGGACGGCTTCACCACGAGCCGCGCCTCGGGCGCCTTCGACGCCTCCTACACCGAGTTCACGACCGGTGCGACCAAGACGGTCCAGGGCATCGAGGGCATGGCCTCGTTCCTCGAGAAGGCCGCTCAGGCCCTGCAGTCCACCGACGAGCAGCTCGCCAGCCAGCTCGGTCAGTGATCGGGAACCTGCGGGGCGCTCGCGCGCCCCGCAGGTTCACGAGGCCTTCCACCTCGCGCCGGTGCGCCGAGTGTGCAGGTGGAGGGCCTCGCGAACCTTGGGGGATGACGATGACAGATGTGCAGCTCGACTTCGACGCCCTGCGCGCCGCGCG
The DNA window shown above is from Microbacterium laevaniformans and carries:
- a CDS encoding WXG100 family type VII secretion target produces the protein MANLNVTYDQMNSAASRLRDGQNELEANLQRLRQLVAQLVQDGFTTSRASGAFDASYTEFTTGATKTVQGIEGMASFLEKAAQALQSTDEQLASQLGQ